The following are from one region of the Methanomassiliicoccales archaeon LGM-DZ1 genome:
- a CDS encoding ribonuclease HI family protein translates to MPKVCSYSDGGSRGNPGKSAYAIVITVDGKVVHEHAEFLGVHTNNYAEYRGLIAGISKCLELGFDDVEFVMDSQLVIRQMTGQYAVKSPDMKALHDDAQNLVSLIPHHTFTNVRRSERMIPRADALLNAEMDRHRIQRRFRLFYRKQ, encoded by the coding sequence ATGCCGAAGGTATGCTCCTATTCTGACGGCGGGTCCCGCGGCAACCCGGGGAAATCCGCCTATGCCATCGTCATAACCGTCGACGGGAAGGTCGTGCACGAGCACGCTGAGTTCCTGGGCGTGCACACCAACAACTATGCAGAATACCGCGGGCTCATCGCCGGGATCTCCAAATGCCTGGAGCTCGGGTTCGATGATGTCGAGTTCGTGATGGATTCCCAGCTGGTCATCCGCCAGATGACCGGGCAGTACGCCGTCAAATCCCCCGATATGAAGGCCCTCCACGACGACGCCCAGAACCTGGTCTCGCTCATCCCGCACCACACGTTCACCAACGTCCGCCGCTCCGAGCGCATGATTCCCCGCGCGGACGCCCTCCTGAACGCCGAGATGGACAGGCATCGAATCCAACGACGGTTCCGGTTATTTTACCGAAAGCAGTAG
- a CDS encoding tetratricopeptide repeat protein, translated as MLDIPLQSGSGDPLIRGRFSKALELSSSSPGDPEIVALLEANISAGDPASMVLLGDIFADGSAEQRTRSIELFGEASRLGDASGTRNLAYCHAIGLNTSKDKPEAARLYISAGEMGNARAMCNIGVMYDYGNGVIQDRTAAFAWYVRSAQAGNRRGMTNLGEFYMLGKGTDRNLKLAAVWLEKSGSPRALYRLAEIFLDTEAKDKKKGTAYLEASAKAGYTKAQARYARMIEETDRETAVRLYTEAASKGNADAAVRLSELGLPVPDLKMRRKKKAD; from the coding sequence ATGTTGGACATTCCCCTGCAGTCCGGATCGGGCGACCCCCTCATCCGCGGCCGTTTCTCCAAAGCTCTCGAGCTCTCCTCATCATCCCCGGGGGACCCGGAGATCGTGGCCCTCCTCGAGGCCAACATCTCCGCCGGGGACCCTGCGTCGATGGTCCTCCTGGGGGACATATTCGCCGACGGCAGCGCCGAGCAGAGGACGAGGTCGATCGAGCTCTTCGGGGAGGCGTCCCGCCTGGGCGATGCCTCCGGCACCCGCAACCTCGCCTACTGCCACGCCATCGGGCTGAACACCTCCAAGGACAAGCCCGAGGCCGCCAGGCTGTACATCTCCGCCGGGGAGATGGGGAACGCCCGGGCCATGTGCAACATCGGGGTGATGTACGACTACGGGAACGGCGTCATCCAGGACCGGACCGCGGCCTTCGCCTGGTACGTGAGGTCCGCCCAGGCCGGGAACAGGCGCGGGATGACCAACCTCGGGGAGTTCTACATGCTCGGCAAGGGCACGGACAGGAACCTGAAGCTCGCCGCCGTCTGGCTGGAGAAATCCGGCAGCCCCCGGGCCCTGTACCGCCTGGCGGAGATCTTCCTGGACACCGAGGCCAAGGACAAGAAGAAGGGCACAGCGTATCTGGAGGCCTCGGCCAAAGCGGGATACACGAAAGCTCAGGCCAGGTATGCCCGCATGATCGAGGAGACGGACCGCGAGACCGCGGTCAGGCTGTACACCGAGGCCGCCTCCAAAGGCAACGCGGACGCCGCGGTCAGGCTCTCCGAGCTCGGGCTCCCGGTCCCCGACCTGAAGATGAGGCGGAAGAAGAAGGCCGATTGA
- a CDS encoding iron ABC transporter permease, producing the protein MPDPKRIYKASKRRSLLLTLAVAAACIIVAVYSLGINAYDMTFSDAWSVFIDHLKNGRPERVVGDHDSYVTWLTDYVVVYSNASRIAAAAAVGVILSVGGSVMQTVTHNPLTEPYTIGISSAALLGYSIAMVYDVCILPFASGDAAEIINAFVFSLMPASVILFISVFRKMTPMMMVLIGIGMMYLFSAFSTFVRFNASEEDLKTIYDWTVGSVGSVDWDQTAILLIAAALLALLFILVSRSVNVLATGDDEAHGLGLNAVLFRVFCFVAISVAVAIAVCYTGTIGFVGLVAPHIARLFTGNDNRLLIPASAAVGALMIIAGDTLVRWLPGGLPVGVITAIIGSPLFLYFLYRQRKNSLF; encoded by the coding sequence ATGCCGGATCCGAAAAGGATCTATAAAGCATCGAAAAGGCGGAGCCTGCTCCTGACTCTGGCGGTTGCCGCCGCCTGCATCATCGTGGCAGTCTATTCTCTCGGGATAAACGCCTATGACATGACCTTCTCCGATGCCTGGAGCGTGTTCATAGACCATCTGAAGAACGGAAGGCCGGAGAGAGTCGTCGGAGATCATGACAGTTACGTCACCTGGCTGACGGACTATGTGGTGGTCTACAGCAACGCTTCCCGCATCGCCGCGGCCGCGGCCGTCGGGGTGATCCTCTCGGTCGGCGGATCCGTGATGCAGACGGTGACGCACAATCCTCTCACCGAGCCCTATACCATCGGGATATCGTCGGCCGCCCTGCTGGGTTACAGCATCGCCATGGTCTACGATGTCTGCATCCTGCCTTTCGCGTCGGGGGATGCAGCGGAGATAATCAACGCTTTCGTGTTCTCGCTGATGCCGGCATCGGTGATCCTCTTCATATCGGTCTTCAGGAAGATGACGCCGATGATGATGGTGCTGATCGGCATCGGGATGATGTACTTGTTCTCGGCGTTCAGCACCTTTGTGCGCTTCAATGCGTCCGAGGAGGACCTTAAGACCATCTACGATTGGACCGTCGGGAGTGTCGGGAGTGTCGATTGGGACCAGACGGCGATCCTCTTGATCGCCGCAGCGTTGCTGGCACTTCTGTTTATACTCGTATCTAGGTCGGTGAATGTTCTTGCCACGGGGGATGATGAGGCACATGGACTCGGCCTTAATGCCGTCCTGTTCAGGGTGTTCTGTTTCGTGGCAATCTCGGTGGCAGTGGCCATCGCAGTATGCTATACCGGGACCATCGGTTTCGTTGGTCTGGTCGCGCCTCATATTGCCAGGCTGTTCACGGGAAACGACAACCGTCTTCTCATACCCGCGTCGGCGGCCGTGGGGGCCCTCATGATTATCGCCGGGGATACGCTGGTGAGATGGCTTCCTGGTGGCCTCCCGGTCGGAGTGATCACGGCCATCATAGGGAGCCCGCTCTTCCTGTACTTCCTATACAGGCAGCGTAAGAACTCGCTCTTCTGA
- a CDS encoding iron ABC transporter permease yields MAEEWGRRTKALACAAVLAALLVLAVFLDLSYAPDPIPFRRVWDVICGNGTWADSLIVPMNAERVCIGAVVGSGLAVAGAAMQAMFRNPMASPYILGLSSGASLGAALGILFAVPFIPAVVSTPVLAFVFCLLTMFLVYGVSRIGGVTHTETLILTGIAVSSLMSAVVSFLTFISGDKMEDIVFWTMGSLSRADFGETAAVAIPAAAGMIIIYSYAKDLNAMMIGDSHAMDLGIDVARTRLVVLVASTLVTASAVAFAGSIGFVGLIIPHIFRILLGPDNRILIPISALGGAAFLIFCDWLAHVVAEQYGVLPIGILTALVGAPYFIYLLRVRRNEVGW; encoded by the coding sequence TTGGCCGAGGAATGGGGAAGGCGCACCAAGGCGCTGGCATGCGCCGCCGTCCTGGCGGCCCTGCTGGTGCTGGCGGTGTTCCTGGACCTGTCGTATGCTCCGGACCCGATACCCTTCAGGAGGGTATGGGACGTCATCTGCGGGAACGGGACCTGGGCCGACAGCTTAATCGTCCCGATGAACGCCGAACGCGTATGCATCGGAGCGGTGGTGGGCTCCGGCCTCGCGGTCGCAGGCGCGGCAATGCAGGCCATGTTCCGCAACCCGATGGCCTCGCCGTACATACTGGGTCTTTCCTCCGGGGCCTCCCTGGGGGCCGCTTTGGGCATACTCTTCGCGGTACCGTTCATCCCTGCGGTCGTCAGCACCCCCGTCCTCGCCTTCGTTTTCTGCCTCCTGACCATGTTCCTGGTCTACGGGGTGTCGAGGATCGGAGGGGTCACCCATACGGAGACGCTGATCCTGACCGGGATCGCCGTCTCCTCCCTGATGTCAGCCGTCGTCTCGTTCCTCACGTTCATATCGGGCGACAAGATGGAGGACATCGTGTTCTGGACCATGGGCAGCCTGTCCCGCGCGGACTTTGGCGAGACCGCGGCGGTCGCTATCCCCGCGGCCGCCGGGATGATCATCATCTACTCCTACGCCAAGGACCTCAATGCCATGATGATCGGCGACTCCCACGCCATGGACCTGGGGATAGATGTGGCGAGGACCAGGCTGGTCGTGCTGGTCGCCTCCACGCTCGTCACCGCTTCCGCGGTCGCCTTCGCCGGCTCCATCGGTTTCGTCGGGCTCATAATCCCGCACATTTTCCGCATCCTCCTGGGCCCGGACAACAGGATCCTCATCCCCATAAGCGCCCTCGGAGGCGCAGCGTTCCTGATCTTCTGCGATTGGCTGGCCCACGTCGTCGCCGAGCAGTACGGGGTGCTGCCCATAGGCATACTCACCGCGCTGGTGGGCGCCCCGTACTTCATCTATCTGCTGAGGGTCAGGAGGAACGAGGTGGGATGGTGA
- a CDS encoding aspartate 1-decarboxylase, producing the protein MRWMLRSKIHRATVTEARLDYEGSITIDADLIDRSGMLVGERVTVAVVETGARFETYILPGERGSGIIALNGAAARLASVGDKVIIMGYELTDSPISAKVILVDSHNRIAKELTYRCRRYAPILTAGPAATRGNPPMPSS; encoded by the coding sequence ATGCGTTGGATGCTCAGGAGCAAGATCCACAGGGCCACCGTCACGGAGGCCAGGCTCGATTACGAGGGGAGCATCACCATCGACGCCGACCTCATCGACCGCAGCGGCATGCTGGTAGGGGAGAGGGTCACCGTCGCCGTCGTCGAGACAGGCGCCCGCTTCGAGACCTACATCCTCCCGGGGGAGAGGGGTTCCGGCATCATCGCCCTCAACGGCGCGGCCGCCAGGCTGGCCTCCGTCGGCGACAAGGTCATCATCATGGGATACGAGCTCACCGACAGCCCGATCTCCGCCAAAGTCATCCTCGTCGACTCGCACAACAGGATCGCCAAAGAGCTGACCTACCGATGCCGAAGGTATGCTCCTATTCTGACGGCGGGTCCCGCGGCAACCCGGGGAAATCCGCCTATGCCATCGTCATAA
- a CDS encoding ABC transporter permease — protein sequence MTLIGDIFRVALPDMYYLRRNILVLLATSIVTPLLYLVAFGYGLGNGITMDADGKTFEYIAYMVPGVVALTTVTSSFTTVSNKLMIQKRFYESFDEMLLCPITKTSLVLGKSVLGIVKSALCGSIMLVLGSCLSGDMHITAGLIGCMLLSCMTFSLLGVAAGMIIPDLPSMNLFNSFVILPMTFLCGTMFSIDSLPDTAADIIWCLPLTHTSECLRACALGLDFPWISLAVLIAYAVAFYLLGMFALRKSE from the coding sequence ATGACCCTGATCGGCGACATATTCCGCGTTGCGCTTCCGGACATGTACTATCTCAGGCGGAACATCCTCGTCCTGCTGGCCACCTCCATAGTCACTCCGCTGCTGTACCTGGTGGCGTTCGGGTACGGACTGGGGAACGGCATAACAATGGACGCGGACGGGAAGACCTTCGAGTACATCGCCTACATGGTGCCCGGTGTCGTGGCCCTTACCACTGTGACCTCGTCGTTCACGACGGTGTCGAACAAGCTGATGATCCAGAAGCGGTTCTACGAGAGCTTCGACGAGATGCTCCTCTGCCCCATAACCAAGACATCGCTGGTGCTCGGGAAATCCGTCCTGGGTATCGTGAAGTCCGCGCTCTGCGGGAGCATCATGCTGGTCCTCGGGTCCTGCCTGAGCGGGGACATGCACATCACCGCCGGCCTGATAGGCTGCATGCTCCTCTCCTGCATGACGTTCTCGCTCCTCGGCGTCGCCGCCGGGATGATCATCCCGGACCTGCCGTCGATGAACCTGTTCAACAGCTTCGTCATCCTGCCGATGACCTTCCTGTGCGGCACGATGTTCAGCATCGATTCCCTCCCGGACACCGCCGCGGACATAATCTGGTGCCTCCCGCTGACCCACACCTCCGAGTGCCTCAGGGCCTGCGCGCTCGGCCTCGATTTCCCCTGGATATCGCTGGCAGTCCTGATCGCCTACGCCGTCGCGTTCTACCTCCTCGGGATGTTCGCCCTCAGGAAATCCGAGTGA
- a CDS encoding ABC transporter ATP-binding protein translates to MVRDLRAEGLHFRYREKPVLDGADLDIREGEVFGILGPNGCGKTTLLKNLNRNLSPESGRVLIGDDDIAGMAKKDIAREIAAVPQGNEIRFSFTVRDIVAMGRMPFQRQFEGESRSDGEIIDRAMRDVGIWDMRDRHINEMSGGERQTVIIARALAQTPRYLLMDEPTNHLDINMQFEVLDLVHRLSREKGMTVVIVSHDLPMAARYCDRAALIADHKVMCCGTPEEVLTPENMRLVFGVDAELTKDSKTGMNSVILHGSVRRS, encoded by the coding sequence ATGGTGAGGGACCTGCGCGCCGAGGGGCTGCATTTCAGGTACCGCGAGAAGCCAGTCCTGGACGGTGCCGACCTGGACATCCGCGAAGGGGAGGTCTTCGGGATCCTGGGGCCGAACGGTTGCGGGAAGACCACCCTGCTGAAGAACCTGAACAGGAACCTCTCCCCCGAGTCCGGGAGGGTGCTGATCGGGGACGACGACATCGCCGGCATGGCCAAGAAGGACATAGCCAGGGAGATCGCCGCCGTGCCGCAGGGGAACGAGATCAGGTTCTCATTCACTGTCAGGGACATCGTGGCCATGGGTAGGATGCCGTTCCAGAGGCAGTTCGAGGGGGAGAGCCGGTCGGACGGGGAGATCATCGACCGGGCGATGCGCGATGTCGGTATCTGGGACATGCGGGACAGGCACATCAACGAGATGAGCGGGGGCGAGCGCCAGACGGTGATCATCGCCCGTGCCCTGGCCCAGACCCCGAGGTACCTCCTGATGGACGAGCCCACGAACCACCTGGACATCAACATGCAGTTCGAGGTCCTCGATCTCGTCCACAGGCTGTCGAGGGAGAAGGGCATGACGGTGGTGATCGTGTCCCACGACCTGCCGATGGCCGCCCGCTACTGCGACAGGGCGGCGCTCATCGCAGATCATAAGGTCATGTGCTGCGGAACCCCTGAGGAAGTTCTGACGCCGGAGAACATGAGGCTGGTGTTCGGTGTCGACGCGGAGCTCACGAAGGATTCCAAGACCGGGATGAACAGCGTTATCCTGCACGGATCGGTCCGCAGAAGCTGA
- a CDS encoding iron ABC transporter permease: MKGNGPADGAVGEPGGCEMMEAYARYTGRKVIFIAVCIVAIFCLFFVSLMYGTLDLSVRDVFNLFWDHLSGRTYDRIQENDEWFSDRILWEYRVPRALFCIIAGSSLAVAGAVMQSVMKNPLADAYTTGVSSGAMFGVAVAMVLGLSVGGGSTGGGVVINAMVFSMIPVIVMVAMAPFFKESPASLILAGVATSYLFNAMTTLILVTSDSADLQTVYRWQVGYLADIRMDSILPTFLTAAIGSAILIPLSRKLNLMAMSDNEAKALGVNVNLLRIVCLAVMSCMVATVVSYAGIIGFVGLVVPHIVRMVIGSDNRFALPASAVFGALFFLSCDIICRANYWGGETPTGVITSLVGAPIFMFLIVRSKKGMW; the protein is encoded by the coding sequence ATGAAAGGCAATGGACCTGCGGACGGAGCAGTCGGAGAACCCGGCGGCTGTGAGATGATGGAGGCATATGCCAGATATACCGGCCGCAAGGTCATATTCATCGCTGTCTGCATTGTCGCGATCTTCTGCCTGTTCTTCGTTTCTCTCATGTACGGTACGCTCGACCTCTCCGTGAGGGATGTGTTCAATCTCTTCTGGGATCACCTTTCGGGCAGGACATACGACCGTATACAGGAGAATGATGAATGGTTCTCGGACAGGATCCTCTGGGAGTACCGTGTCCCGCGCGCCCTGTTCTGCATAATCGCCGGTTCCTCTCTCGCGGTGGCGGGCGCCGTCATGCAGAGTGTGATGAAGAACCCGCTCGCCGATGCGTACACTACCGGAGTATCTTCAGGAGCGATGTTCGGTGTGGCGGTCGCTATGGTCCTGGGCCTTTCCGTCGGGGGCGGGTCCACCGGAGGCGGCGTGGTCATCAACGCCATGGTGTTCTCGATGATCCCGGTGATCGTCATGGTAGCGATGGCCCCTTTCTTCAAGGAGTCCCCCGCATCCCTGATTCTGGCGGGAGTGGCCACTTCCTACCTGTTCAATGCTATGACGACCCTCATCCTGGTGACCTCGGATTCCGCCGATCTCCAGACCGTCTACCGCTGGCAGGTCGGCTACCTTGCGGATATCCGCATGGATTCTATCCTGCCGACGTTCCTGACGGCGGCGATCGGATCAGCGATTCTCATCCCCCTGTCCAGGAAGCTCAATCTGATGGCCATGAGCGATAACGAGGCCAAGGCCCTCGGGGTGAACGTCAACCTGCTGAGGATCGTCTGCCTGGCCGTCATGTCATGCATGGTCGCGACAGTTGTCAGCTACGCTGGGATAATCGGATTCGTGGGCCTGGTGGTGCCTCATATCGTGCGCATGGTCATCGGTTCGGACAACAGGTTCGCCCTTCCTGCATCGGCGGTCTTCGGGGCGCTGTTCTTCCTGTCCTGCGACATCATCTGCAGGGCGAACTATTGGGGCGGCGAGACGCCTACCGGCGTCATCACCTCTCTTGTCGGCGCTCCGATCTTCATGTTCCTGATCGTGAGATCGAAGAAGGGGATGTGGTGA
- a CDS encoding IS110 family transposase — protein MRIAIGMDLHKKTAVCCAVHAGPGKPSEEEEEFLRRFNRDHGTQPSEPEDIARIAEALRGHEAHVLIENSTKTHETYWVLTNLGIDTVVAQAQDLYRITKSVKKTDANDAAELAGYMRRRLNGEREFAVCKMPSPVWMERREICRAVLAEKRHLADLKRRARMHMLLHGIRLSKDYSDIFSKKAMKEMWDSRDTCLRLLVSEARSIKARTDEEARLIRATFGHITDFDLVMSIPGFGAVSAAYAVSMIIDVKRFGSSAQLAAYFGLVPKVRESAETSHRCATTHRGDREMRRLLCQSAIVHVRTAEDSVVSALYNRLRARGVSHREAQVAAARKLVTVVWSVLRNRRPFSTDRELLERSAEMAEEAEGDPAAD, from the coding sequence TTGAGGATAGCGATCGGGATGGACCTGCACAAGAAGACCGCGGTATGCTGCGCGGTCCATGCGGGCCCGGGGAAGCCGAGCGAAGAAGAGGAGGAGTTCCTGAGGCGCTTCAACAGGGACCACGGCACGCAGCCGTCGGAGCCCGAGGACATAGCGCGGATCGCGGAGGCGCTCCGCGGGCATGAGGCGCATGTCCTCATCGAGAACTCCACGAAGACGCACGAGACCTACTGGGTCCTGACCAACCTCGGGATCGACACGGTCGTGGCGCAGGCCCAGGACCTCTACCGGATCACCAAGTCCGTGAAGAAGACCGACGCCAACGATGCGGCCGAGCTCGCGGGGTACATGCGGCGGAGGCTGAACGGCGAGCGCGAGTTCGCCGTCTGCAAGATGCCGTCCCCGGTCTGGATGGAACGGCGCGAGATATGCCGCGCGGTCCTCGCGGAGAAGAGGCACCTGGCGGACCTCAAGCGCCGGGCCAGGATGCACATGCTCCTCCACGGGATCAGGCTGAGCAAGGATTACTCCGACATCTTCTCGAAGAAGGCGATGAAGGAGATGTGGGACTCGAGGGACACCTGCCTGAGGCTCCTCGTGTCGGAGGCGAGGTCGATAAAGGCCCGCACCGACGAGGAGGCCAGGCTGATCCGGGCGACGTTCGGGCACATCACCGACTTCGATCTGGTGATGAGCATCCCGGGGTTCGGCGCGGTCTCGGCCGCGTACGCGGTCTCTATGATCATCGACGTGAAGCGCTTCGGGTCGTCGGCCCAGCTGGCGGCGTACTTCGGCCTGGTGCCGAAGGTGCGCGAATCGGCGGAGACCTCGCACCGGTGCGCGACCACGCACCGCGGCGACAGAGAGATGCGCAGGCTGCTGTGCCAGTCGGCGATCGTCCACGTCCGCACCGCCGAGGACTCGGTGGTCTCGGCCCTCTACAACAGGCTGAGGGCGAGGGGGGTCTCCCACCGGGAGGCCCAGGTGGCGGCCGCGCGCAAGCTGGTGACCGTGGTCTGGTCGGTGCTGAGGAACCGCAGGCCCTTCAGCACCGACAGGGAGCTCCTGGAACGCTCCGCCGAGATGGCGGAGGAAGCGGAGGGGGATCCGGCGGCGGACTGA